CAAACAGATAATTCGAGGGCAGATCCTGCACTTATAAACTGATTTGCACTTTAATATACAATCTGGAATATCATCTGGTAATGATTCCTCATCAGCTGTGGCATTAGATTGCTTCTTGAGTATTTCAATGCCAGTACGGGTTTCTCTGTCATCTGCAGTTTCATCATCTTCAGacatctcaaaataataatccaGTTTTGAATGCAAGTGTTAAGTTGTCCATTAACGTAACAAATCAAACAGGATGAATTGGATAGTAACCATCCACAACTACTAAACATCTTAGACCTGAACAAGGGCTCAAAATAACAGACAAAAGTTGCACATAGGGTCATAGTACAGTGGAAAAAGCATACTCGAAACAATCATTCAAAATGCCAAGGATAATTAATCTATGCTACCAATACTATGACAGTTCCAATTGTAACAAACATGAGTCATTTGATCCCTCAAAAAGAATCATAGAGGACAATTATCCTCCAATATGCATATAGCCTTCCTActtgaaaaaaatctcaataccataaatgaaaaaaataaatcctacCTGATGAATAACCATCAATCACATTTGCTGAGCTATCCTCACTCTCATAACCTGCAACATATCAATGAGCCATAAGAAACCAGTCAGTCAGCAACATACTAATCAAAAGGAAAACCAGTTTACTTGCTAAAAGAGAagcttttcaagaaaacaagcaaataaCTAAACATCATAGAAATTTAAATACATGAtggcatgaaaaataaaacacaatttgcTAGTAATAAACTATCAGAATGGCTGCCCAAAATCACTTCTCTATAAAGACCAAAACTTTTCACTAATATCAACAATCTAACTCAGACCCACTAAGCCAAATTAAGTAAAACACAGAATTAACAACAAacctgatgatgatgatgatgatgaagccTCCGACTCGCTTTCCACTTTTGGCTCAGCAACTGTACCATCATCCTCAGATTCACTGTTTTCTTCTGGGTCAGCAACCACATCATCCTCTGATTGTTCAGTAGCGCCAGCTTCAGAATccgaagaagatgatgatgaatcaGAGGAAGCTTCATCCTTCTCTCCATGCTCTGATTTAAAAAATCTCCTCTTTATCATGTTTTTCCCTAAGTAGCAAGCAATTATGGTTAAGTCAAATTGAATAAGAGGCGACGGCTTGCTCGCAAAGAGacagggttttgggtttagcaGGTGCCAACTGCGAGTGAGAGAGgctcagagagagagaggagttcGGGTTTGGTAAGACACCCGGCCCAGTCTTGGTCAAGGCCCATTTCTTAAATCtttccaatcttttttctctacttcaaagaatttttttaagggtttCGTATTTCtagttttcctatttttttttactttaatggaaaaattgaaaaaaattcaagtcgAAAAAGGCCACTAGATTATTTGATTATTGGTGGtcatattttgataattattttattatttaaccagaagaaaagaaatgcaaCGATTCTGTTGTGTTTGGTGCAAGAAATTAGGTTGACAACAGAGTTAACATGTAAGAAAAATACAGGAAGTTGTTAGATACAATTTGGGGTTTGAGCTAATTCAACATTCAAGTCGTTATTGATAAATTAACtatagaataatattattttacataaaaaaaaaagtcgaaTTAATCTAGTaaattcttatttaaatttggtttagtaaattaaatcgattaaatttgatcaagttaatttttaaattaatttaaaataaaattctgagttatgattaaaaaaagatgtaatTATAGGAAAATCAATCAGTTGTCCACGACTTAGGGTATTAGAATAATTTACagagaaataaaaatggatttgCTTTAAGCATGGGAGCTCTATCATCTCTTAAATATAGATAGCAGTTGCAGATAATGTGGATAACAGGGTGTGTATTAAAAtgtagttgtggttgttttttaaagtattttttattggaaaatatattaaaataatattttttttattttttaaaaattatttttaatattaatatatcaaaatgatttaaaaatatcaaaatatattaatttaattaaaaaaatttaaaaaaataaatatttttaaaatataaaacaaatagtagacGAAAAGGAGACGGTGGTGGGGCAAATGCAACTGTCATAGTGATAATATTTATGGATTAATTTAGTGGTAGCTAAAGGGTCCatcctcttttctttatttatttcaataaaataaggTTTCGTAGATGTATTGATTCAAATCTTTTCTTGCGTCGTTCAATCCTGATCTCCggctactttatttttttaaaaaaaatatttttaaaaaaaattaatttaatatttttttaatatattaatataaaaaatattattttaatatatctttaattaaaaatacttttaaaataaattctaaattaacttttttatatatttttatattattttgataggataatattaaaaataaaaaaatattattttaatatatttttaaataaaaataa
The DNA window shown above is from Populus trichocarpa isolate Nisqually-1 chromosome 4, P.trichocarpa_v4.1, whole genome shotgun sequence and carries:
- the LOC7477454 gene encoding lisH domain-containing protein C1711.05 isoform X2; amino-acid sequence: MIKRRFFKSEHGEKDEASSDSSSSSSDSEAGATEQSEDDVVADPEENSESEDDGTVAEPKVESESEASSSSSSGYESEDSSANVIDGYSSDDETADDRETRTGIEILKKQSNATADEESLPDDIPDCILKCKSVYKCRICPRIICLTEETMRAHLSSKRHARSEKLMKENRLKVMLNSDGEIENLDEETHAERHARTVALAQGKSTKKNKGRQRQRKRLKKRKEGNAASMEKTTSKTKSPPKKRRKNEK
- the LOC7477454 gene encoding lisH domain-containing protein C1711.05 isoform X3, which encodes MIKRRFFKSEHGEKDEASSDSSSSSSDSEAGATEQSEDDVVADPEENSESEDDGTVAEPKVESESEASSSSSGYESEDSSANVIDGYSSDDETADDRETRTGIEILKKQSNATADEESLPDDIPDCILKCKSVYKCRICPRIICLTEETMRAHLSSKRHARSEKLMKENRLKVMLNSDGEIENLDEETHAERHARTVALAQGKSTKKNKGRQRQRKRLKKRKEGNAASMEKTTSKTKSPPKKRRKNEK
- the LOC7477454 gene encoding lisH domain-containing protein C1711.05 isoform X6, encoding MIKRRFFKSEHGEKDEASSDSSSSSSDSEAGATEQSEDDVVADPEENSESEDDGTVAEPKVESESEASSSSSGYESEDSSANVIDGYSSDDRETRTGIEILKKQSNATADEESLPDDIPDCILKCKSVYKCRICPRIICLTEETMRAHLSSKRHARSEKLMKENRLKVMLNSDGEIENLDEETHAERHARTVALAQGKSTKKNKGRQRQRKRLKKRKEGNAASMEKTTSKTKSPPKKRRKNEK
- the LOC7477454 gene encoding lisH domain-containing protein C1711.05 isoform X5 is translated as MIKRRFFKSEHGEKDEASSDSSSSSSDSEAGATEQSEDDVVADPEENSESEDDGTVAEPKVESESEASSSSSSGYESEDSSANVIDGYSSDDRETRTGIEILKKQSNATADEESLPDDIPDCILKCKSVYKCRICPRIICLTEETMRAHLSSKRHARSEKLMKENRLKVMLNSDGEIENLDEETHAERHARTVALAQGKSTKKNKGRQRQRKRLKKRKEGNAASMEKTTSKTKSPPKKRRKNEK
- the LOC7477454 gene encoding uncharacterized protein LOC7477454 isoform X1 — translated: MIKRRFFKSEHGEKDEASSDSSSSSSDSEAGATEQSEDDVVADPEENSESEDDGTVAEPKVESESEASSSSSSSGYESEDSSANVIDGYSSDDETADDRETRTGIEILKKQSNATADEESLPDDIPDCILKCKSVYKCRICPRIICLTEETMRAHLSSKRHARSEKLMKENRLKVMLNSDGEIENLDEETHAERHARTVALAQGKSTKKNKGRQRQRKRLKKRKEGNAASMEKTTSKTKSPPKKRRKNEK
- the LOC7477454 gene encoding uncharacterized protein LOC7477454 isoform X4, with the protein product MIKRRFFKSEHGEKDEASSDSSSSSSDSEAGATEQSEDDVVADPEENSESEDDGTVAEPKVESESEASSSSSSSGYESEDSSANVIDGYSSDDRETRTGIEILKKQSNATADEESLPDDIPDCILKCKSVYKCRICPRIICLTEETMRAHLSSKRHARSEKLMKENRLKVMLNSDGEIENLDEETHAERHARTVALAQGKSTKKNKGRQRQRKRLKKRKEGNAASMEKTTSKTKSPPKKRRKNEK